A portion of the Microbaculum marinisediminis genome contains these proteins:
- a CDS encoding septal ring lytic transglycosylase RlpA family protein has translation MTAALGAARGIAALSLVGLVAACSSPSGGPDKKYGVTASPRLVPFGKPIPEGGGYYKVGKPYKVAGRWYRPKEDAGYDQVGLASWYGRDFHGRKTANGEVFDMADLSAAHPTLPLPTYARVTNLENGRSVVVRINDRGPFAHNRLIDVSKRTAELLDFHNDGTAKVRVQYVGMAPLEGNDGQWLTTTVRHDGQPVGPVMLAGLSAPAAQQASAGRAMQPPPPPPGTSAPYPQTTVAFSPSTYAADVPPTPEPVSASFTPSADGPVPKVPVGTGKVTYRWVQGYAEREADAAVARAFSIFDTERDIVLIFTGQPTNPSDNRTFR, from the coding sequence ATGACGGCCGCCTTGGGCGCGGCACGGGGCATTGCCGCCCTGTCGCTGGTCGGGCTCGTCGCGGCCTGCAGCTCGCCATCGGGCGGGCCCGACAAGAAATACGGTGTCACCGCCAGCCCGCGCCTCGTGCCGTTCGGCAAGCCGATCCCCGAAGGCGGCGGCTACTACAAGGTCGGCAAGCCCTACAAGGTGGCCGGCCGCTGGTATCGGCCCAAGGAAGACGCCGGCTACGACCAGGTCGGCCTGGCATCGTGGTACGGCCGCGATTTCCATGGCCGCAAAACCGCCAACGGCGAAGTCTTCGACATGGCGGACCTGAGCGCGGCGCATCCGACCTTGCCGCTGCCGACCTATGCCCGTGTCACCAATCTCGAAAACGGCCGCTCGGTCGTCGTCCGCATCAACGACCGCGGCCCGTTCGCCCATAACCGCCTGATCGACGTTTCCAAGCGCACCGCCGAGTTGCTCGATTTCCACAACGACGGCACCGCCAAGGTACGGGTCCAATATGTCGGCATGGCCCCGCTGGAGGGCAATGACGGCCAGTGGTTGACCACCACCGTTCGCCACGATGGCCAGCCGGTCGGCCCGGTCATGCTTGCCGGCCTTTCGGCACCGGCGGCGCAACAGGCGTCGGCCGGACGAGCGATGCAGCCGCCGCCTCCGCCGCCGGGCACATCGGCTCCCTATCCGCAGACGACCGTGGCCTTCTCGCCGTCGACCTATGCCGCCGACGTACCGCCCACGCCCGAACCGGTATCGGCGAGTTTCACCCCTTCCGCCGACGGGCCGGTCCCCAAGGTGCCGGTCGGCACGGGAAAGGTCACCTATCGCTGGGTGCAGGGCTACGCCGAACGAGAGGCAGATGCCGCAGTGGCGCGGGCGTTCTCGATCTTCGACACCGAGCGGGACATCGTCCTGATCTTCACCGGACAGCCGACGAATCCGAGCGACAACCGCACGTTCCGGTAA